The following coding sequences are from one Luteolibacter yonseiensis window:
- a CDS encoding Gfo/Idh/MocA family protein encodes MNPSTAPISPRRNFLKALGGITAGIAALPTFSAAQAGGEGASARPSQSKYMGDFAAPKLETVKVAIIGVGARGSGHAAQLASLKGVEFVGICDLVESRAKKSEAAVTKAGHKPKVYFGDKEAWKRMLAETKPDAVFIVTPWDDHAPMCVAAIKAGAHAFSEVPIACTIQEMWDIVDTSEATGKHCMMMENVNYGREELLYLNMVRQGAIGELLHGEAAYIHELRSQMENGDSTGSWRTFQYAKRNGNLYPTHGLGPVAQYMNLGRTEDNFSRIVSFSSPAKGRALYAKKSTKLTNPEFKDLDFKGGDMSTSIIKTALGRTIMVQWDETSPRPYSRHNLIQGTKGTLAGFPNRIAIEGVTKSYHEWAEEEAWEEIAAKYEHPLYKRMGELSKEMGGHGGMDYLMLFRIIECLRKGEPLDQNVYEGCFWSAVGPLSEKSVAQDGSSQVFPDFTRGGWKTTKPLGVIS; translated from the coding sequence ATGAATCCATCCACAGCACCCATCAGTCCGCGCCGTAATTTTCTCAAGGCCCTCGGCGGAATCACCGCGGGGATCGCCGCGCTTCCAACTTTTTCAGCCGCGCAGGCCGGCGGAGAGGGCGCGTCCGCGCGTCCTTCCCAATCGAAATACATGGGAGATTTCGCGGCGCCGAAGCTTGAGACGGTGAAGGTCGCCATCATTGGTGTCGGTGCGAGGGGCTCCGGCCATGCGGCGCAGCTGGCGTCTCTCAAGGGTGTTGAGTTCGTTGGCATCTGCGACCTGGTCGAGTCCCGGGCGAAAAAATCGGAAGCGGCCGTCACCAAGGCGGGGCACAAGCCGAAGGTCTACTTCGGCGACAAGGAGGCATGGAAGAGGATGCTCGCGGAGACGAAGCCCGACGCGGTTTTCATCGTGACACCATGGGACGATCACGCCCCGATGTGCGTCGCCGCGATAAAGGCGGGAGCCCACGCCTTTTCGGAAGTTCCCATCGCCTGCACGATCCAGGAGATGTGGGACATCGTCGATACCTCGGAAGCCACGGGCAAGCACTGCATGATGATGGAGAACGTCAACTATGGACGCGAGGAACTGCTCTATCTCAACATGGTCCGCCAGGGCGCCATCGGTGAGCTGCTCCATGGTGAGGCGGCGTATATCCATGAACTCCGCAGCCAGATGGAAAATGGCGATTCCACAGGTTCGTGGCGGACATTCCAGTATGCGAAGCGGAATGGGAACCTCTATCCGACCCACGGTCTCGGTCCTGTGGCGCAATACATGAATCTCGGCCGGACGGAGGACAACTTCAGCCGGATCGTCTCGTTTTCCTCACCTGCCAAAGGCCGGGCGTTGTATGCGAAGAAATCCACCAAACTCACGAATCCCGAATTCAAGGATCTGGATTTCAAGGGTGGCGACATGAGCACCTCCATCATCAAGACGGCGCTCGGCCGCACCATCATGGTGCAATGGGATGAAACCTCCCCGCGACCTTATTCGCGGCACAACCTGATCCAGGGAACCAAGGGGACGCTGGCCGGTTTCCCGAACCGGATCGCGATCGAAGGAGTCACCAAGAGCTATCACGAGTGGGCGGAGGAGGAGGCGTGGGAGGAAATCGCCGCCAAATACGAGCATCCCCTCTACAAACGCATGGGCGAGCTTTCGAAAGAGATGGGAGGACATGGCGGAATGGATTACCTGATGTTGTTCCGGATCATCGAGTGTCTCCGGAAGGGAGAGCCGCTTGATCAGAATGTATATGAAGGTTGTTTCTGGTCCGCGGTGGGTCCTCTGAGTGAGAAGTCTGTCGCACAGGACGGCTCGTCACAGGTGTTTCCTGATTTCACCCGTGGCGGCTGGAAGACAACCAAACCGCTCGGCGTGATCTCCTGA